In a genomic window of Zingiber officinale cultivar Zhangliang chromosome 9B, Zo_v1.1, whole genome shotgun sequence:
- the LOC122023652 gene encoding protein RDM16-like isoform X1: MEKISERDRSSRKSSHDHDSNRDRDSGISHRNRDRDRDRDHKQRHREHHHRSSKNSDEKRHSDDDRRHGSREITPSDADEERDRRRERSSSRARNSVDCELTEEPRHHYSNKRKEHRDEEAVEKNGKRTKVSEGERDGRKERRCFEDRAADGLNGDHKEEKRDDKSSRSRKREQKYKIRDDERDNERVKDDILSDGDDKKKPRKEGRKFTDTMKVEKMEVDHGDGLGHHKEVKDEHKSKDRLKEGNLESALEAAVHGSPSLASTMVSTNFGVPHHSVPTKVSSFNTSNENEGVSIRSDEVPGKSSTDGTATSVTVKRGSLSLDALAKAKRALQMQKELSEKLKKIPVLNKSVSSSTDNKQVSSVSSASQPDHFGSLASASANHIQATSSAPTVAVSGNLSAVGSAGVLPGLSNMRNIEAVKRAQELAAKMGFHQDPEFAPLINMFPGQLSVDLAVSQKPSKAPVLRLDAQGREIDEHGNVVNIPKLTNLSTLKVNINKQKKEAFQIIKPDLDAIAATNAHFDDQMGINKTKLLRPKRMTFQFVEEGKWSKQAEIVKFKSQFGEAQAKELRMKQTQLEKAKAEPEINPNLIAVGVRIKKEKLKDAIPEFEWWDKPLLPGGTYDDDVGQKLNMDKITIYVEHPRPIEPPAESAPPPPQPLKLTKKEQKKLRTQRRLAKERDRQEMVRQGLLEPPKPKVKMSNLMKVLGSEATQDPTKLEMEIRSAAAEREQAHVDRNIARKLTPAERREKKEKKLFEDPSSLETFVSVYKMKDLSHPQTRFKVDVNAQENRLTGCAVISDGISVVVVEGGKKPIKRYGKLMLRRINWAAAVGNGEEGSEDAGAPSNSCALVWQGTAAKPSFNRFLVHQCRSEAAARKIFLDAGVPHYWDLAFNFSEELL, encoded by the exons atggagAAGATCTCCGAGCGAGATCGATCAAGTCGCAAATCCTCGCACGATCACGATAGCAACCGCGATCGAGACTCCGGGATCTCCCACCGCAATCGCGACAGGGATCGGGACCGCGACCACAAGCAACGCCATCGCGAACACCACCATCGAAGCAGCAAAAACTCAGACGAGAAGCGCCACAGCGACGATGACCGTCGTCATGGCTCTAGGGAGATTACACCTTCCGATGCTGATGAAGAACGCGATCGACGCCGCGAGCGCTCGTCGAGTCGGGCGCGCAACTCGGTGGACTGCGAATTAACTGAAGAGCCGCGTCACCATTACTCGAACAAAAGGAAGGAGCACCGGGACGAAGAGGCTGTTGAGAAGAATGGAAAGAGAACTAAGGTTTCGGAGGGTGAGAGGGACGGCAGAAAGGAAAGGCGTTGTTTTGAAGACCGAGCTGCTGATGGTCTGAACGGGGATCACAAGGAGGAGAAGCGCGACGATAAATCCTCAAGGAGTAGGAAGAGGGAACAGAAGTACAAGATCAGGGACGACGAAAGAGACAATGAGAGAGTGAAAGATGATATTTTGAGTGATGGGGATGATAAAAAGAAACCACGAAAGGAGGGGAGAAAATTTACCGATACTATGAAGGTTGAGAAGATGGAAGTGGATCATGGCGATGGATTAGGTCACCATAAAGAGGTCAAGGATGAGCACAAGTCTAAAGATAGATTGAAGGAAGGAAATCTGGAGAGTGCCTTGGAG GCTGCTGTTCACGGATCACCCTCTTTGGCTTCAACAATGGTTTCTACAAATTTTGGTGTACCTCATCATTCTGTGCCCACCAAGGTATCTTCATTTAATACCTCCAATGAAAATGAGGGAGTTAGTATTAGATCTGATGAGGTTCCTGGAAAATCCAGTACAGATGGCACAGCAACTTCAGTTACTGTCAAAAGGGGCAGCTTGTCTCTTGATGCTTTAGCAAAAGCTAAAAGAGCTCTACAgatgcagaaggagttgtcagagaAGCTCAAGAAGATTCCTGTG TTAAACAAGTCTGTTAGCTCAAGCACTGATAATAAACAAGTATCATCTGTATCAAGTGCATCCCAACCTGATCACTTTGGTTCTTTGGCTTCTGCCTCAGCAAACCACATTCAGGCAACATCAAGTGCCCCTACGGTTGCAGTATCAGGAAATTTATCAGCTGTTGGAAGTGCTGGTGTCCTTCCGGGGTTGTCAAACATGCGCAACATCGAAGCAGTAAAGCGTGCACAGGAACTTGCTGCAAAAATGGGTTTCCATCAGGATCCCGAATTTGCCCCACTTATTAATATGTTCCCTGGACAGTTATCAGTTGACTTGGCGGTATCTCAGAAACCTTCCAAGGCTCCTGTATTGCGCTTAGATGCACAGGGTAGAGAAATTGATGAACATGGAAATGTTGTAAACATACCTAAGCTCACAAATCTTAGCACCCTTAAG GTTAATATTAACAAGCAGAAAAAAGAGGCATTCCAAATAATAAAGCCGGACTTAGATGCCATTGCAGCAACAAATGCTCATTTTGATGACCAAATGGGAATAAATAAAACTAAGTTATTAAGGCCTAAAAGAATGACATTTCAGTTTGTTGAGGAGGGCAAATGGTCAAAGCAGGCAGAGATCGTGAAATTTAAG AGTCAATTTGGAGAAGCACAAGCTAAAGAGTTAAGGATGAAGCAGACTCAACTGGAGAAAGCAAAGGCGGAGCCAGAGATTAATCCAAACTTAATAGCAGTAGGAGTGAGGATCAAGAAGGAAAAGTTGAAGGATGCAATACCTGAGTTCGAGTGGTG GGACAAACCGCTACTACCTGGAGGAACCTATGATGATGATGTGGGACAGAAGCTTAATATGGATAAAATTACGATTTATGTGGAGCACCCACGACCAATTGAACCTCCTGCAGAgtcagctcctcctccaccacAGCCTCTCAAGCTAACAAAGAAAGAGCAAAAGAAACTTAGGACCCAGAGGCGTCTAGCAAAGGAGAGAGATAGGCAAGAGATGGTTAGACAAGGCCTCTTAGAGCCCCCTAAGCCAAAGGTTAAGATGAGTAACCTGATGAAAGTTCTTGGTTCTGAAGCAACTCAAGACCCAACAAAACTTGAAATGGAAATTCGTAGTGCTGCTGCTGAGCGTGAACAAGCTCATGTTGATAGAAACATTGCTCGCAAACTCACCCCTGCTGAACGGcgtgaaaagaaagagaagaagcttTTTGAGGATCCAAGTTCACTTGAGACTTTTGTTTCTGTTTACAAGATGAAAGACCTCTCGCATCCACAAACACGTTTCAAAGTCGATGTGAATGCGCAGGAGAATAGGTTGACAGGTTGTGCTGTGATATCAGATGGAATTAGTGTTGTGGTTGTGGAAGGAGGCAAAAAACCAATAAAAAGGTACGGGAAGCTGATGCTGAGACGCATCAACTGGGCTGCTGCAGTGGGCAACGGGGAAGAGGGTTCTGAAGATGCAGGTGCTCCTTCCAACAGTTGTGCTTTGGTTTGGCAGGGTACTGCTGCTAAACCCAGCTTCAACAGGTTTCTTGTCCATCAATGCAGAAGTGAAGCTGCTGCTAGGAAGATATTTCTCGATGCTGGAGTTCCACATTACTGGGATCTGGCCTTCAATTTTTCTGAGGAACTACTGTAA
- the LOC122023652 gene encoding protein RDM16-like isoform X2, translating to MQKELSEKLKKIPVLNKSVSSSTDNKQVSSVSSASQPDHFGSLASASANHIQATSSAPTVAVSGNLSAVGSAGVLPGLSNMRNIEAVKRAQELAAKMGFHQDPEFAPLINMFPGQLSVDLAVSQKPSKAPVLRLDAQGREIDEHGNVVNIPKLTNLSTLKVNINKQKKEAFQIIKPDLDAIAATNAHFDDQMGINKTKLLRPKRMTFQFVEEGKWSKQAEIVKFKSQFGEAQAKELRMKQTQLEKAKAEPEINPNLIAVGVRIKKEKLKDAIPEFEWWDKPLLPGGTYDDDVGQKLNMDKITIYVEHPRPIEPPAESAPPPPQPLKLTKKEQKKLRTQRRLAKERDRQEMVRQGLLEPPKPKVKMSNLMKVLGSEATQDPTKLEMEIRSAAAEREQAHVDRNIARKLTPAERREKKEKKLFEDPSSLETFVSVYKMKDLSHPQTRFKVDVNAQENRLTGCAVISDGISVVVVEGGKKPIKRYGKLMLRRINWAAAVGNGEEGSEDAGAPSNSCALVWQGTAAKPSFNRFLVHQCRSEAAARKIFLDAGVPHYWDLAFNFSEELL from the exons atgcagaaggagttgtcagagaAGCTCAAGAAGATTCCTGTG TTAAACAAGTCTGTTAGCTCAAGCACTGATAATAAACAAGTATCATCTGTATCAAGTGCATCCCAACCTGATCACTTTGGTTCTTTGGCTTCTGCCTCAGCAAACCACATTCAGGCAACATCAAGTGCCCCTACGGTTGCAGTATCAGGAAATTTATCAGCTGTTGGAAGTGCTGGTGTCCTTCCGGGGTTGTCAAACATGCGCAACATCGAAGCAGTAAAGCGTGCACAGGAACTTGCTGCAAAAATGGGTTTCCATCAGGATCCCGAATTTGCCCCACTTATTAATATGTTCCCTGGACAGTTATCAGTTGACTTGGCGGTATCTCAGAAACCTTCCAAGGCTCCTGTATTGCGCTTAGATGCACAGGGTAGAGAAATTGATGAACATGGAAATGTTGTAAACATACCTAAGCTCACAAATCTTAGCACCCTTAAG GTTAATATTAACAAGCAGAAAAAAGAGGCATTCCAAATAATAAAGCCGGACTTAGATGCCATTGCAGCAACAAATGCTCATTTTGATGACCAAATGGGAATAAATAAAACTAAGTTATTAAGGCCTAAAAGAATGACATTTCAGTTTGTTGAGGAGGGCAAATGGTCAAAGCAGGCAGAGATCGTGAAATTTAAG AGTCAATTTGGAGAAGCACAAGCTAAAGAGTTAAGGATGAAGCAGACTCAACTGGAGAAAGCAAAGGCGGAGCCAGAGATTAATCCAAACTTAATAGCAGTAGGAGTGAGGATCAAGAAGGAAAAGTTGAAGGATGCAATACCTGAGTTCGAGTGGTG GGACAAACCGCTACTACCTGGAGGAACCTATGATGATGATGTGGGACAGAAGCTTAATATGGATAAAATTACGATTTATGTGGAGCACCCACGACCAATTGAACCTCCTGCAGAgtcagctcctcctccaccacAGCCTCTCAAGCTAACAAAGAAAGAGCAAAAGAAACTTAGGACCCAGAGGCGTCTAGCAAAGGAGAGAGATAGGCAAGAGATGGTTAGACAAGGCCTCTTAGAGCCCCCTAAGCCAAAGGTTAAGATGAGTAACCTGATGAAAGTTCTTGGTTCTGAAGCAACTCAAGACCCAACAAAACTTGAAATGGAAATTCGTAGTGCTGCTGCTGAGCGTGAACAAGCTCATGTTGATAGAAACATTGCTCGCAAACTCACCCCTGCTGAACGGcgtgaaaagaaagagaagaagcttTTTGAGGATCCAAGTTCACTTGAGACTTTTGTTTCTGTTTACAAGATGAAAGACCTCTCGCATCCACAAACACGTTTCAAAGTCGATGTGAATGCGCAGGAGAATAGGTTGACAGGTTGTGCTGTGATATCAGATGGAATTAGTGTTGTGGTTGTGGAAGGAGGCAAAAAACCAATAAAAAGGTACGGGAAGCTGATGCTGAGACGCATCAACTGGGCTGCTGCAGTGGGCAACGGGGAAGAGGGTTCTGAAGATGCAGGTGCTCCTTCCAACAGTTGTGCTTTGGTTTGGCAGGGTACTGCTGCTAAACCCAGCTTCAACAGGTTTCTTGTCCATCAATGCAGAAGTGAAGCTGCTGCTAGGAAGATATTTCTCGATGCTGGAGTTCCACATTACTGGGATCTGGCCTTCAATTTTTCTGAGGAACTACTGTAA